One genomic segment of Ignavibacteriota bacterium includes these proteins:
- a CDS encoding PAS domain S-box protein, which translates to MLKKINILIIDDSSNLIFAYLSVLKNQSFIVNHKQVLSLIDFEVELENNNWDVIFSEIKLPEISALNALKILRKKNLKIPLIVITTRTSEKLIIEHIKNGAANYIFKKNIKTLGHVILEAIEENRNELVTNVQNYTKKNVSYIDNIKKIKDDPISIKSTEAEQFITQNEFKNLSDSSPGLMGTFYQRPNGSICMPFASKQIEYLYGLTPEEVKEDASKLLARNHPDDIERVKKTIAESAENLTPWHCEFRVIHPSRGVIWLEGSTNPKPHPDGGVIWYGFIHDITKRKIIEEQLKIKERHSQSLLRLSKHFEVAQTYEEILEFAYTEIKEIIGYKNLWVYLFNSDKTKARVIAVKGPISFKIFDDIKVAELNIHGDRMLEEIATSYQPVIIEEAINDNRTNKDIVKYLGNRSIINIPITISEKILGSVGLGTFNEEGIKIPSNIELDFLKSLSSQLAATISKINMELERDKVEIELRESEKRYRLITENTADTIAVFDLNFKPIYVSPSVKKLRGFTVEETLGQTIDQILTPKSLEIVSNELKNQFKQELNNEKDIERNVLLELEEYCKDGSLIQVETSASFIRDINKIPISILTLTRDITERKLNEQKLIQSELKYRELTENSPYNIMLYDSDRKFLYANRNSYFELGLNLSELLGKKINVNENFTPSKIYVNKIESVLNSGIPEEFELLIPDKNNQLRNHNIKLTPEHDNSGKVIGVIAFGTDVTDEKVYKAELEESKRKFQNIIELSPVGIYQSSPEGKFLLANNRLVQILGYDSIEELLQLELEKDIYFDSSSRSTLINQIISGSESRDYELKWKKKNGSTIWITNSVRVEKDENGNILYFEGFVKDIDAQKKSEMELLKLYTAVEQSSATIVITDLEGNIEYANPKFKTLTGFDLNEAKGKNPRIISSGKHSKEFYKNMWDTITSGKDWLGEIENRKKNGELFWESAVISPIKNSNNQITHFVAIKEDITEKKRIMQELVDAKEKAEEMNRVKSIFFANMSHELRTPFVGIMGYADLLSQSLSDHEEKEMAIGLLNTAKRMRDTLTKILNLSKLEFNEIEYRPNRFDITVILNTILKEFYITAQKKNIILRIVKDFESLEINTDESLLFEILSNLVSNAVIYTEKGEIIISASIIMKENKDVLLLKVEDSGIGIPKEKQEIIWQEFRQVSEGTTRNYQGTGLGLSIAKKYIKLIGAKIYLESEINKGTTFFIELPIS; encoded by the coding sequence GTGCTAAAGAAAATAAATATATTGATTATTGATGATTCTAGTAATCTTATATTTGCATATTTAAGTGTATTAAAGAATCAGAGTTTTATCGTTAATCATAAACAAGTTTTAAGTTTAATAGATTTTGAAGTAGAACTTGAAAATAATAATTGGGATGTTATATTTTCCGAAATAAAATTACCAGAAATATCTGCCTTAAACGCTCTCAAAATTTTAAGAAAAAAAAACCTTAAAATTCCTTTAATCGTAATTACCACAAGGACAAGTGAAAAACTAATTATTGAACATATAAAGAATGGCGCTGCAAATTATATATTTAAAAAAAATATTAAAACTCTAGGTCATGTAATTTTAGAGGCAATTGAAGAAAACAGAAATGAATTAGTAACAAATGTTCAAAATTATACAAAAAAAAACGTTTCCTATATTGATAATATCAAAAAAATAAAAGATGATCCTATATCTATTAAAAGTACTGAGGCAGAACAATTTATCACTCAAAACGAGTTTAAAAATCTATCGGATTCATCACCTGGTTTAATGGGTACTTTTTATCAGAGACCGAATGGTTCAATATGCATGCCCTTCGCTTCAAAACAAATCGAATATCTATATGGATTAACTCCAGAAGAAGTAAAAGAAGATGCATCAAAACTTCTTGCAAGAAATCATCCGGATGATATTGAAAGAGTAAAAAAAACTATCGCAGAATCAGCAGAAAATTTAACCCCATGGCATTGTGAATTCCGTGTAATACACCCATCGCGCGGTGTGATCTGGTTAGAAGGATCAACAAATCCCAAACCGCATCCTGATGGTGGGGTAATTTGGTATGGTTTCATACATGATATTACAAAACGAAAAATAATTGAAGAACAATTAAAAATTAAAGAAAGGCATTCACAATCACTTTTAAGACTATCAAAACATTTTGAAGTAGCCCAGACATACGAAGAAATTTTAGAATTTGCATATACTGAAATAAAGGAAATTATTGGGTATAAAAATTTGTGGGTTTACTTATTTAATTCAGATAAAACAAAAGCAAGAGTTATTGCAGTAAAAGGGCCAATTTCCTTTAAAATATTTGATGATATAAAAGTTGCTGAACTTAATATTCATGGTGATAGAATGTTAGAAGAAATTGCGACTTCTTATCAACCTGTAATTATTGAAGAAGCAATTAATGATAATAGAACTAATAAAGATATTGTAAAATATCTGGGAAATAGGAGCATTATAAATATTCCTATTACTATTTCTGAAAAAATTTTGGGTAGTGTGGGATTAGGGACATTCAATGAAGAAGGTATTAAAATTCCTTCTAATATTGAGTTAGATTTTTTAAAATCTCTATCAAGCCAATTAGCAGCAACAATTTCGAAAATTAATATGGAGCTGGAGCGCGATAAAGTTGAAATAGAACTGCGTGAAAGTGAAAAACGATATAGGCTAATCACAGAAAATACTGCTGATACTATTGCAGTATTTGATCTTAATTTTAAACCAATTTATGTAAGTCCTTCCGTAAAAAAATTAAGAGGATTTACAGTTGAAGAAACACTTGGACAGACTATTGATCAAATATTAACACCAAAATCTCTGGAAATAGTTTCAAATGAACTAAAAAATCAGTTTAAACAAGAGTTAAATAATGAAAAAGATATTGAAAGAAATGTTCTACTTGAGTTAGAAGAATATTGCAAAGATGGAAGCTTAATTCAAGTTGAAACTTCTGCATCATTTATTCGGGATATAAATAAAATTCCTATAAGTATTTTAACTTTAACAAGAGATATAACCGAAAGGAAACTTAATGAACAAAAATTAATTCAAAGTGAATTAAAGTATCGTGAACTAACAGAAAATTCCCCTTATAATATTATGTTGTATGATTCAGATCGAAAGTTTCTTTATGCCAATCGAAATTCATATTTTGAATTAGGTTTAAATTTGTCCGAACTGCTTGGTAAAAAAATAAACGTGAATGAAAATTTCACGCCTTCAAAAATTTATGTAAATAAAATAGAAAGTGTTCTTAATTCAGGTATTCCGGAAGAATTTGAATTATTGATTCCAGACAAAAATAACCAGCTACGTAATCACAACATTAAATTGACTCCAGAGCATGATAATAGTGGAAAAGTTATTGGAGTTATAGCCTTTGGGACAGATGTAACTGATGAAAAAGTATATAAAGCAGAATTAGAAGAAAGTAAACGTAAATTTCAAAATATAATTGAACTATCACCTGTTGGAATTTATCAATCATCTCCTGAAGGTAAGTTCCTTCTCGCAAATAATAGGCTTGTGCAAATTTTAGGATACGATTCCATAGAAGAGTTACTTCAGTTAGAATTAGAAAAAGATATTTATTTTGATTCAAGTAGCAGATCAACTTTAATAAACCAAATAATTTCCGGTTCAGAAAGTCGAGACTATGAACTTAAGTGGAAAAAGAAAAATGGTTCAACAATATGGATTACAAATTCAGTACGAGTTGAGAAAGATGAAAATGGAAACATTTTGTACTTTGAAGGATTTGTAAAAGATATTGATGCTCAAAAAAAATCTGAAATGGAACTTCTTAAGTTATATACTGCCGTAGAACAAAGTTCCGCAACAATTGTGATTACTGACCTTGAAGGTAATATTGAATATGCAAATCCGAAATTTAAGACATTGACTGGATTTGATTTAAATGAAGCAAAGGGAAAAAACCCAAGAATTATTAGCTCTGGGAAACATTCTAAAGAATTTTATAAAAATATGTGGGATACAATAACATCAGGTAAAGACTGGCTTGGAGAAATTGAAAATAGAAAGAAGAATGGTGAATTATTTTGGGAAAGTGCTGTTATTTCTCCTATAAAAAATTCTAATAATCAAATAACTCATTTCGTAGCAATAAAAGAAGACATCACTGAAAAGAAGAGAATTATGCAAGAGTTAGTTGATGCAAAAGAAAAAGCTGAAGAAATGAATAGAGTTAAATCAATATTTTTTGCAAATATGAGTCATGAATTACGTACGCCTTTTGTTGGAATTATGGGATATGCTGATTTGTTATCTCAATCTTTATCTGATCATGAAGAAAAGGAAATGGCAATTGGGTTATTAAATACAGCAAAGAGAATGAGAGACACATTAACTAAAATACTAAATTTATCTAAGTTGGAGTTTAACGAAATTGAATATCGTCCTAATAGATTTGACATTACTGTAATACTAAATACCATACTTAAAGAATTTTATATTACAGCACAGAAGAAAAATATTATTTTAAGAATTGTCAAAGATTTTGAATCGTTGGAAATAAATACTGATGAATCACTACTTTTTGAAATTTTAAGTAACTTAGTTAGTAATGCTGTTATTTATACAGAAAAAGGTGAAATCATTATATCTGCAAGTATTATAATGAAAGAAAATAAAGATGTTTTATTACTTAAAGTGGAAGATTCAGGAATTGGAATTCCTAAGGAAAAACAAGAAATAATTTGGCAAGAATTTAGGCAAGTAAGCGAAGGAACAACCCGCAATTATCAGGGGACAGGACTTGGTCTATCCATTGCAAAGAAGTACATTAAATTAATTGGTGCTAAAATTTATTTGGAAAGTGAAATTAATAAAGGGACAACGTTTTTTATTGAATTACCAATTTCATAA
- a CDS encoding T9SS type A sorting domain-containing protein: MKTTINLLVIILIVSIKTWAGSISGEISYLGGAKDSIFVAAFLTPDLDGEPIQITSLSEPGNYVLENLDDGTYYVVSVITSSTEYIKATDPYGFWGTSDSLTAVIILGNSNVTGINLTLIDGTEENPNPFAEKYIEPSAILQLTELTEAGKNPCIAYDGTSILLYKHDYQDAPSAKVYIINPETGEIKNTIYLNLESAPNRISWIEEMTFRNEELWAVGGFGDPSGTGYVNGVFKIDLNTSNSSSQIKFNSLIENTNGIACDGTNFFVGVKNNLGEEGIVKFNPDQVSEIQPDLFIDLQSENVEHITYGDGILWVGIDKVNKFDPVNGAYLGNLELPASSSELYIDNNFWTYDEVENCLFVYNLSTVGIKEQIYPSYSYNKLSQNYPNPFNPTSIINYTIKEIGNVNINIYDVLGRKVKELLNEIKTPGSYKVKFDGSNLASGIYIYTMQVNNFFESKKMILTK; this comes from the coding sequence ATGAAAACAACAATTAATTTATTAGTAATAATTCTTATTGTATCTATTAAAACATGGGCAGGATCAATATCAGGAGAAATATCTTATTTAGGTGGTGCCAAAGATTCAATTTTTGTTGCTGCATTTTTAACTCCAGATTTAGATGGTGAACCAATACAAATTACTTCATTAAGTGAACCAGGTAATTATGTACTTGAAAATTTGGATGACGGAACATATTATGTTGTATCTGTAATTACTAGCAGTACTGAATATATTAAAGCAACCGATCCTTATGGTTTTTGGGGAACATCAGATTCACTAACTGCAGTAATAATTTTAGGTAATAGTAATGTTACGGGAATAAATTTAACATTAATTGATGGAACAGAAGAAAATCCAAATCCGTTTGCGGAAAAGTACATTGAGCCATCAGCAATATTACAGTTAACAGAACTAACAGAAGCAGGCAAAAATCCTTGTATTGCATACGACGGAACTTCAATCTTGCTATATAAACATGATTATCAAGATGCACCAAGTGCCAAAGTTTATATAATAAATCCAGAAACTGGAGAAATAAAAAATACTATTTACTTGAATCTTGAATCGGCACCTAATAGAATTAGCTGGATTGAAGAAATGACATTTAGAAATGAAGAACTATGGGCAGTAGGTGGATTTGGTGATCCAAGCGGAACAGGATATGTTAATGGTGTTTTTAAAATCGATTTAAATACAAGCAACTCTTCTTCACAAATCAAATTTAATTCACTAATAGAAAACACAAATGGTATTGCATGTGATGGAACCAACTTTTTCGTAGGAGTGAAAAATAATTTAGGTGAAGAAGGAATAGTCAAATTCAATCCAGATCAAGTTTCTGAAATTCAACCAGATTTGTTTATTGATTTGCAAAGTGAAAATGTCGAACATATTACTTATGGAGATGGTATCCTTTGGGTAGGAATTGATAAAGTGAATAAATTTGATCCAGTAAATGGTGCATATTTAGGAAATCTAGAATTACCAGCCTCATCTTCAGAATTGTATATTGATAATAATTTTTGGACATATGACGAAGTTGAAAATTGTCTTTTTGTTTATAATTTATCGACTGTTGGAATAAAGGAACAAATTTATCCGAGTTATAGTTATAATAAGCTATCGCAAAATTATCCTAATCCATTTAATCCAACTTCAATAATAAATTATACAATAAAGGAAATCGGAAATGTAAATATTAATATATATGATGTATTGGGCAGAAAGGTAAAGGAATTATTAAACGAAATAAAAACACCGGGAAGTTATAAAGTGAAATTTGATGGATCAAATCTTGCTAGCGGAATTTATATATACACAATGCAGGTAAACAACTTCTTTGAAAGTAAAAAGATGATTTTAACTAAGTAA
- a CDS encoding hybrid sensor histidine kinase/response regulator: MNGSNRYILDSNFSNNKSKSELQKIKHDLNNLLNNILNSVELINENFSSKDRAAQLLNIIKKNTLLASDLVSEISNSQNNFKEKISLSKVINDSIQLFNIDVKQESIQFIHNCKYDFILANYMNISRIILNIIKNSIEADSEAKITISLNDYYKNQIELIISDNGPGINSEDLKYIFDVGFSSKKSDKIEHGLGLSIVKELVDELSGNISVKSQLGKGTLFRIVFPTHKTEKFSKSFINKKIIIGEDDPFQLEVLKDLLTSLNIKTYSAANGLEVLDLLNNQKPDLIIIDRYMPIMDGIECIKNIKLKFLDIPIVLTSGSDVENFKEEIKISEVLLKPYSFETVQSILERLL, translated from the coding sequence ATGAATGGCAGCAACCGCTATATTTTAGATTCTAATTTTTCCAACAACAAATCTAAAAGTGAACTGCAAAAAATTAAGCACGATCTTAATAATCTTTTAAACAACATTTTGAACTCCGTTGAACTAATTAATGAAAATTTTAGTTCTAAAGATCGAGCTGCTCAACTCCTAAATATTATTAAAAAAAATACTCTGCTCGCTTCTGATTTGGTTTCTGAAATTTCAAATTCTCAAAATAATTTTAAAGAAAAAATAAGTTTATCAAAAGTTATAAATGATTCGATTCAGCTTTTCAACATTGATGTAAAACAAGAGTCAATTCAATTTATTCATAATTGCAAGTATGATTTTATTCTTGCTAATTATATGAATATAAGTCGGATAATTTTGAATATAATTAAAAATTCCATAGAAGCAGATAGTGAAGCAAAAATTACTATTTCATTAAATGATTATTACAAAAATCAAATTGAATTAATAATTAGCGATAATGGTCCGGGAATTAATTCCGAAGATTTAAAATATATTTTTGATGTTGGATTCTCATCAAAAAAATCTGATAAGATTGAACACGGTTTAGGATTATCAATTGTTAAGGAATTGGTTGATGAGCTTTCCGGAAACATTTCCGTAAAATCCCAATTAGGTAAAGGAACTTTATTTAGAATTGTTTTCCCAACACACAAAACTGAAAAATTTTCAAAATCATTTATCAACAAAAAAATTATTATTGGTGAAGATGATCCATTCCAGTTGGAAGTTTTAAAGGATTTATTAACTTCGCTAAATATTAAAACTTATTCAGCGGCAAATGGTTTAGAAGTTTTAGATTTATTAAATAATCAGAAACCGGATTTAATAATTATAGATAGATATATGCCAATTATGGATGGAATAGAATGCATCAAAAATATTAAACTTAAATTTTTAGATATTCCAATTGTTTTAACTTCCGGTTCAGATGTAGAAAATTTTAAGGAAGAAATTAAGATTTCCGAAGTTTTATTAAAGCCATATAGTTTTGAAACAGTGCAGAGTATTTTAGAAAGACTTCTCTGA
- a CDS encoding class I SAM-dependent DNA methyltransferase: protein MPLSWNEIKDRALKFSQEWNGTFNEDADAKSFLDAFFNVFGISRKKVATFEERVKKLDDHDGYIDLLWKGTLLVEMKSRGKDLDKAFTQAKEYTEALKEHEIPDYILISDFETFRLHNLVENNKIEFKISEFLNNVQHFGFIAGYQKNTYKEQDPVNILAAEIMGKLHDKLKEVGYEGHPLEVYLVRLLFCLFADDATIFDKDIFYDFLTQRTDEDGSELGSRLSELFYVLNTPREKRLKNLDEQLNAFPYVNGKLFEEFLPPAAFDSSMRKLLLDSCQLDWGKISPAIFGSMFQSVKNPIERRNLGAHYTSEKNILKLIKPLFLDELWADFETVKHNKNKLIAFHEKLSKLRFLDPACGCGNFLVVTYRELRLLEIEILRQLYKDKVGQGFLNVSELVFLDVDMMYGIEYEEFPARIAEVAMWLIDHQMNMAISNEFGQYFVRLPLKKSATIINGNALRINWEEIIPKTELSYILGNPPFVGSKIMSVSQRNEVVEEFEKFKGSGVLDYVSAWYSKAAKFVNKTKIKVAFVSTNSITQGEQVGILWNILFHHYNIKIHFAHRTFKWNNEARGNAAVYCVIIGFANFDTNKKYLFEYEDIKGEALKIEVKNINPYLVDANNMVIHKRSTPLCNVPKMSFGNMPLDGGNLILSDEEKSEFLIKEPNADKFILPLISAYEFLNGKNRWCLWLTDVKPNELKQMPEVLKRAELVKKFRLDSVAPSTQKFASTPTLFRDRNRPETFIVVPRVSSENRPYIPFGFFDKNSIVSDTCMAIPNGNQYHFGILMSKMHMAWVKYVCGRLKSDYRYSKDIVYNNFPWPENPTEKQIKEIEEAAQKVLDTRLEFPNSSLADLYDPLTMPPTLVKAHNRLDKAVDSAYRTQPFTTEAKRMEFLFSLYEKYTAELFTKEKPKKKQRKQN from the coding sequence ATGCCTTTAAGCTGGAATGAAATAAAAGACCGTGCGTTAAAATTTTCTCAAGAGTGGAACGGAACTTTTAACGAAGATGCCGATGCAAAATCTTTCCTTGATGCTTTCTTTAATGTGTTTGGAATTTCAAGAAAAAAAGTTGCCACTTTTGAAGAAAGAGTAAAAAAGCTTGATGATCACGATGGCTACATTGATTTGCTCTGGAAAGGAACTCTTCTTGTTGAAATGAAAAGCCGCGGCAAAGACCTTGACAAAGCTTTTACACAAGCTAAAGAATACACCGAAGCACTTAAAGAACATGAAATTCCCGATTATATTCTCATTTCCGATTTTGAAACTTTTCGTCTGCATAATTTAGTTGAAAATAACAAAATAGAATTCAAAATTTCCGAATTTCTAAATAATGTTCAACACTTTGGATTTATTGCCGGATACCAAAAAAATACTTACAAAGAACAAGATCCCGTAAATATTTTAGCCGCCGAAATTATGGGAAAACTTCATGATAAATTAAAAGAAGTCGGTTATGAAGGTCATCCGCTTGAAGTTTATCTTGTTAGACTTTTATTTTGCTTATTTGCAGATGATGCTACAATTTTCGATAAAGATATTTTTTATGATTTTCTAACTCAACGAACCGATGAAGACGGAAGCGAACTTGGTTCAAGATTAAGCGAACTTTTTTATGTGCTAAATACTCCGCGTGAAAAAAGATTAAAAAATCTTGATGAACAATTAAACGCATTCCCGTATGTAAACGGAAAACTTTTCGAAGAGTTTCTTCCGCCCGCAGCATTTGATAGCAGTATGAGAAAATTATTGCTTGATTCTTGTCAATTGGATTGGGGAAAAATTTCACCCGCAATTTTTGGTTCAATGTTTCAAAGTGTAAAAAATCCTATTGAAAGAAGAAATCTTGGCGCACATTATACAAGTGAAAAAAATATTCTAAAACTTATTAAGCCGCTTTTTCTTGATGAACTTTGGGCGGATTTTGAAACAGTAAAACACAATAAGAATAAATTAATTGCATTTCATGAAAAGTTAAGCAAACTGCGTTTCCTCGATCCCGCTTGCGGTTGCGGTAATTTTCTTGTTGTTACTTACAGAGAATTAAGACTTTTGGAAATTGAAATTCTGCGGCAATTATACAAAGATAAAGTAGGACAAGGATTTTTAAATGTAAGCGAATTGGTTTTTCTTGATGTTGATATGATGTACGGAATTGAGTATGAAGAATTTCCGGCAAGAATTGCGGAAGTTGCAATGTGGCTTATTGATCACCAAATGAACATGGCAATTAGTAATGAGTTTGGTCAATATTTTGTTAGACTTCCGTTAAAAAAATCTGCAACAATTATTAACGGAAATGCACTAAGAATTAATTGGGAAGAAATAATACCTAAAACAGAACTTTCTTACATTTTGGGAAATCCGCCGTTTGTTGGTTCAAAAATTATGTCAGTTTCCCAAAGAAATGAAGTTGTTGAAGAATTTGAGAAATTTAAAGGTTCGGGTGTACTTGATTATGTATCAGCGTGGTATTCTAAAGCAGCAAAATTTGTAAATAAAACGAAAATTAAAGTGGCATTTGTTTCAACTAATTCAATAACACAAGGTGAACAAGTTGGAATTTTGTGGAATATTCTTTTTCATCATTATAATATTAAAATACATTTTGCACACAGAACTTTTAAATGGAATAATGAGGCGAGAGGCAATGCTGCAGTTTATTGTGTTATTATCGGTTTTGCGAATTTTGATACAAATAAAAAATATTTATTTGAATATGAAGATATTAAAGGCGAGGCACTAAAGATTGAAGTAAAAAATATCAATCCATATTTGGTTGATGCAAATAATATGGTAATACATAAACGATCTACACCACTATGTAATGTGCCTAAAATGAGTTTTGGCAATATGCCGTTAGATGGTGGAAATTTAATATTATCAGATGAAGAAAAAAGTGAATTTCTTATTAAAGAACCAAATGCTGACAAATTTATTCTTCCTCTAATATCTGCTTATGAGTTCTTAAATGGCAAAAATCGTTGGTGCTTATGGCTTACGGATGTTAAACCAAACGAATTAAAACAAATGCCTGAAGTACTAAAAAGAGCTGAGTTAGTTAAAAAGTTTCGGCTTGATAGTGTTGCTCCCTCTACACAGAAATTTGCGTCAACACCAACTCTTTTTCGTGATAGAAATCGACCTGAAACTTTCATTGTTGTGCCACGAGTTTCTTCTGAAAATAGACCATATATTCCATTCGGCTTTTTTGATAAAAACTCTATTGTAAGTGATACTTGTATGGCTATTCCAAATGGTAATCAATATCATTTTGGAATATTAATGTCTAAGATGCACATGGCTTGGGTAAAATATGTATGTGGGAGATTGAAAAGCGACTATAGATATTCTAAAGATATTGTTTACAACAATTTCCCATGGCCGGAAAATCCGACAGAAAAACAAATAAAAGAAATAGAAGAAGCCGCACAAAAAGTTTTAGATACAAGATTAGAATTTCCAAATAGTTCACTCGCAGATTTATACGATCCTTTAACAATGCCGCCAACTTTGGTTAAAGCTCACAACCGACTTGATAAAGCAGTAGATTCGGCATACAGAACTCAGCCATTTACAACAGAAGCAAAAAGAATGGAATTTCTATTTTCCCTTTACGAAAAATATACCGCAGAATTATTCACAAAAGAAAAACCGAAGAAGAAGCAAAGAAAGCAAAATTAA
- a CDS encoding sigma-54-dependent Fis family transcriptional regulator, with translation MNKNNKILIADDDETLCYLLKEELINQNFSVDIVYDGKYAIEKLKEKDYDILLLDLEMQYISGEKVLKFANENKPRLQIIVLTAQSDMRTAIECMKLGAFDFLNKPYDFQQLLITIERALKHRELLEKNTILVSKVEKYSNINIIGNSKSIKEVIYLAERAALSDSNILLEGETGTGKEIFAEFIHQNSLRNQKPLVAINCASLPDQLMESELFGYEKGAFTDAKTSKPGLVEIADGGTLFLDEIGELSLTLQPKILRFLENGEFRRIGGVTNHSSNIRIIAATNRNLMEFAEEKKFRRDLLFRLNVITLTIPPLVERENDILLLSEYFLKKKCSINSPKILSNEAKFALQNYEFPGNVRELEHMIERSIIFAEGSTIEAKDLNLPTFYSKPILEEENDSALLNLEDVEKFHIQKALKLNSWNRENTARMLGISQKTLYSKIKKYSLK, from the coding sequence ATGAATAAAAACAATAAAATTTTAATTGCTGATGATGACGAAACCTTATGCTATCTGCTTAAAGAGGAGTTGATAAACCAAAATTTTTCTGTTGATATTGTTTATGATGGAAAATATGCAATTGAAAAACTGAAAGAAAAGGATTATGATATTCTTCTACTCGATTTGGAAATGCAATATATTTCCGGCGAAAAAGTTCTAAAGTTTGCAAATGAAAATAAACCTCGTCTTCAAATTATTGTTCTTACCGCACAATCTGATATGCGCACAGCAATTGAATGTATGAAACTCGGCGCTTTTGATTTTCTCAACAAACCTTACGATTTTCAGCAATTATTAATTACAATTGAACGGGCATTAAAACACCGCGAACTTCTTGAAAAAAATACAATTCTTGTTAGTAAAGTTGAAAAATATAGTAATATAAATATTATTGGAAACAGCAAAAGCATTAAAGAAGTAATTTATTTAGCCGAAAGAGCAGCACTTTCCGATTCAAATATTTTGCTCGAAGGTGAAACCGGAACGGGAAAAGAAATTTTCGCCGAGTTTATTCATCAAAATTCTTTACGAAATCAGAAACCGTTAGTTGCAATAAATTGCGCTTCGCTTCCAGATCAATTAATGGAAAGTGAACTTTTTGGATATGAAAAGGGAGCTTTTACCGATGCAAAAACTTCAAAACCGGGATTGGTAGAAATTGCTGACGGCGGAACTCTTTTTTTAGATGAAATCGGCGAGTTGAGTTTAACACTTCAGCCAAAAATTTTAAGATTTTTAGAAAACGGAGAATTCAGAAGAATTGGAGGAGTTACAAATCATTCTTCCAACATTAGAATTATTGCAGCAACAAACAGAAATTTAATGGAATTTGCAGAAGAGAAAAAATTTAGAAGAGATTTACTTTTCCGATTAAATGTAATTACTTTAACAATTCCACCTTTGGTTGAAAGAGAAAATGATATTCTTTTACTTTCAGAATATTTTTTGAAGAAAAAATGTTCAATAAATTCACCCAAAATTCTTTCTAACGAAGCAAAGTTTGCACTTCAAAATTATGAGTTCCCAGGAAATGTGCGGGAACTTGAACATATGATTGAGAGATCAATTATTTTTGCCGAAGGAAGCACAATAGAAGCAAAAGATTTGAACTTGCCAACGTTTTACTCAAAGCCAATTTTAGAAGAAGAAAATGACAGTGCATTACTAAATTTAGAAGATGTTGAAAAATTCCATATTCAAAAAGCATTAAAACTAAATAGTTGGAATAGAGAAAATACAGCGCGTATGCTGGGAATTAGTCAGAAAACTCTTTATTCAAAAATTAAAAAATATAGTTTAAAATAA
- a CDS encoding hydrogenase — MKLNSNSHNRYSIRLIRYGILLFLFGLITGFLIPLLKNPRMGLSSHLEGVMNGILIIIFGLIWPKLNLSDKQFQWTFILTIFGTYTNWFTTLLAGFWGAGSEMMPIAGGSMQGSAFQEIIIKFGLISLSISIVSVCIIILWGLRGKLVK, encoded by the coding sequence ATAAAATTGAATAGTAACTCTCATAATAGATATAGTATAAGATTAATCCGTTATGGAATATTGTTATTTTTATTTGGATTAATTACTGGTTTTTTAATTCCGTTATTGAAAAATCCAAGGATGGGTTTATCTAGTCATCTTGAAGGTGTAATGAATGGAATTTTAATAATAATTTTTGGATTAATTTGGCCAAAATTAAATTTATCGGATAAACAATTCCAATGGACTTTTATACTTACCATATTTGGAACATATACAAATTGGTTTACAACTCTGCTGGCTGGATTCTGGGGAGCAGGTTCGGAAATGATGCCAATTGCTGGAGGAAGTATGCAAGGATCAGCATTTCAAGAAATAATAATAAAATTTGGTTTGATATCCTTATCAATTTCTATTGTATCGGTTTGTATAATTATATTATGGGGTTTGAGAGGAAAGCTTGTAAAATAA